Proteins co-encoded in one Candidatus Krumholzibacteriota bacterium genomic window:
- a CDS encoding MBL fold metallo-hydrolase, whose protein sequence is MDDTGRKATIEQLVVGPLSTNCYVVSCPETKRAIVVDPGGDPGLIEALVESRGLAVEQVLCTHGHGDHFAAAAGLCRRWDAPFAVHAAAREMIAISVSEAPYWGLGEIEAPEIGREIVPGEPLVVGEVAGRVLFTPGHSPGSVSFVFGGRVLVGDALFRRSIGRTDLQGGDLETLLYSIRTELFTLPDETIVYCGHGPDTTIGEEKRGNPFLNGSF, encoded by the coding sequence ATGGATGACACCGGACGGAAGGCGACGATCGAGCAGCTCGTCGTCGGCCCGCTGTCGACGAACTGCTACGTCGTTTCCTGCCCCGAAACGAAACGCGCCATCGTCGTCGACCCGGGCGGGGACCCCGGGCTCATCGAGGCGCTCGTCGAATCGCGCGGGCTCGCCGTCGAGCAGGTGCTGTGCACGCATGGCCACGGCGACCACTTCGCCGCGGCGGCAGGGCTCTGCCGGCGGTGGGATGCGCCCTTCGCCGTCCACGCGGCGGCGCGGGAGATGATCGCGATCTCGGTGAGCGAGGCGCCCTACTGGGGCCTCGGCGAGATCGAGGCGCCGGAGATCGGCCGGGAGATCGTTCCCGGCGAGCCGCTCGTCGTCGGCGAGGTCGCCGGGCGCGTCCTCTTCACCCCCGGCCACTCGCCGGGATCGGTCTCCTTCGTCTTCGGCGGCCGCGTCCTCGTCGGCGACGCGCTCTTCCGGCGCTCGATCGGCCGGACCGACCTGCAGGGAGGCGATCTCGAGACGCTGCTCTATTCGATCAGAACGGAGCTCTTCACCCTTCCCGACGAGACGATCGTCTACTGCGGGCACGGCCCCGACACGACGATCGGGGAGGAAAAACGGGGGAATCCCTTCCTGAACGGCTCCTTCTGA
- a CDS encoding 4Fe-4S ferredoxin encodes MDRARCAVCGACSAVCPRHALIVMGDALVVFPGRCRPCGQAALVCPTGALVCPDADGGFPPDGIPGEEHDG; translated from the coding sequence GTGGACCGCGCGAGATGCGCGGTCTGTGGCGCTTGTTCTGCCGTCTGCCCGAGACACGCGCTCATTGTCATGGGGGATGCGCTCGTCGTGTTCCCCGGACGATGCCGCCCCTGCGGGCAGGCGGCTCTTGTGTGTCCGACGGGAGCCCTCGTCTGCCCCGACGCGGACGGGGGATTCCCGCCGGACGGGATCCCGGGAGAGGAACACGATGGATGA
- a CDS encoding NAD(P)/FAD-dependent oxidoreductase produces the protein METTEVDVAVIGAGPAGSRLARRTADGGRRVLLLEKRSRVGYPVRCAEAVGPRSEVERYLDLDDSIVCSPIDGVLIVAPNGRTLRSRTPGVGLVVDRERFDLRLAEHAVAAGVELRTGHQAMRLLVEKGRVAGLVVRDLGAGRDYEVRARVTAGADGVEALSPQWAKLKGPFRPEEVFSCAQELVEGIDVGERMIEFHLGREIAPGGYAWVFPKGDRLANVGVGIDPLLAGGQTAASFLEVFLSRRCPDAARMRRIVGGCAVARGLSSLATDGYLVVGEAGHQNNPFSGGGIVNALEGADMAADAILAAGPGAATAKALAGYTRRWKRTVGASNERFWLAARIFYALDDDEADAIIGRVASFPGVFHRGGVRPALMVAAIVIARPALLARLARLCRRRPRR, from the coding sequence ATGGAAACGACCGAAGTCGACGTCGCCGTCATCGGCGCCGGTCCCGCCGGCTCGCGTCTCGCGCGGCGGACCGCCGACGGCGGTCGCCGCGTGCTCCTTCTCGAGAAGCGCTCCCGCGTGGGCTATCCCGTGCGCTGCGCCGAGGCCGTCGGGCCGCGCAGCGAGGTGGAACGCTACCTCGACCTCGACGACTCCATCGTCTGCTCTCCCATCGACGGCGTCCTGATCGTCGCGCCAAACGGACGGACCCTCCGGTCGCGCACGCCCGGCGTCGGTCTCGTCGTCGACCGCGAACGCTTCGATCTCCGGCTCGCCGAACACGCCGTCGCAGCGGGGGTTGAACTGCGCACCGGCCACCAGGCGATGCGCCTTCTCGTCGAAAAGGGGCGCGTCGCCGGGCTCGTCGTCCGCGATCTCGGCGCCGGACGCGACTACGAGGTGCGCGCCCGCGTGACGGCGGGGGCCGACGGCGTCGAGGCCCTTTCCCCGCAATGGGCAAAACTCAAGGGGCCCTTCAGGCCGGAGGAGGTCTTCTCCTGCGCGCAGGAACTCGTCGAGGGGATCGACGTCGGCGAACGGATGATCGAATTCCACCTCGGCCGCGAAATCGCCCCCGGCGGCTACGCGTGGGTCTTTCCCAAGGGCGACCGGCTGGCGAACGTCGGCGTGGGAATCGATCCGCTTCTCGCAGGCGGACAGACCGCCGCCTCCTTCCTCGAGGTCTTCCTCTCGCGGCGCTGCCCCGACGCCGCCCGGATGCGACGGATCGTCGGCGGGTGCGCCGTGGCGCGGGGGCTCTCCTCGCTCGCGACCGACGGGTACCTCGTCGTCGGCGAGGCGGGACACCAGAACAACCCCTTTTCCGGCGGGGGGATCGTCAACGCCCTCGAGGGCGCCGACATGGCCGCCGATGCGATCCTGGCCGCCGGGCCCGGCGCGGCGACGGCGAAGGCGCTGGCGGGATACACCCGGCGCTGGAAGCGCACGGTCGGCGCGTCCAACGAGCGCTTCTGGCTGGCCGCGAGGATCTTCTACGCGCTCGACGACGACGAGGCCGACGCGATCATCGGCCGCGTCGCGTCCTTTCCGGGCGTCTTCCACCGCGGCGGCGTCCGCCCCGCGCTGATGGTCGCGGCGATCGTCATCGCCCGGCCGGCGCTCCTCGCGCGGCTCGCGCGCCTCTGCCGCCGGCGGCCCCGGCGCTGA
- a CDS encoding outer membrane beta-barrel protein, producing the protein MKRYAPIVAAFVLAVFAAQCLAAPPLFKKKKYFGPIPNNAFSVSVGFLDGPDAEKLMQHLDTWATLRAGFETYESWENSPFFRLGYERRVSPNHVIRMSGTFSYLGLDSYGEYLNQVTQADTSAVIPLEVDRTLKAYLFSIEIGFLYYFMEPQVRTFSPYAGGGFAGVIPIVKLDTESTSDGRPYENDAENIEKTSFQAGLHGEFGMVYYMSNKWSASLEGRYQMAQSRISHHVGLGGGNFDLDYAGFSLGLTANYHF; encoded by the coding sequence ATGAAACGATACGCCCCGATCGTCGCCGCGTTCGTCCTCGCGGTCTTCGCCGCCCAGTGCCTGGCGGCGCCCCCCCTCTTCAAGAAGAAGAAGTACTTCGGCCCCATCCCCAACAACGCCTTCTCGGTCAGCGTCGGATTCCTCGACGGGCCGGACGCCGAGAAGCTGATGCAGCATCTCGACACGTGGGCGACGCTGCGGGCCGGTTTCGAGACGTACGAATCCTGGGAGAACTCGCCCTTCTTCCGCCTCGGCTACGAGCGCCGCGTCTCGCCCAACCACGTGATCCGGATGAGCGGCACCTTCTCCTATCTCGGCCTCGATTCCTACGGCGAGTACCTCAACCAGGTCACGCAGGCCGACACCTCGGCCGTCATCCCCCTCGAGGTGGACCGCACGCTCAAGGCGTACCTCTTCTCGATCGAGATCGGGTTCCTCTACTACTTCATGGAGCCGCAGGTGCGCACCTTCTCCCCGTACGCCGGCGGCGGATTCGCCGGGGTGATCCCCATCGTGAAACTCGACACGGAGAGCACGTCCGACGGCCGGCCCTACGAGAACGACGCGGAGAACATCGAGAAGACCTCCTTCCAGGCGGGACTGCACGGCGAGTTCGGCATGGTCTACTACATGTCCAACAAGTGGTCCGCCTCTCTCGAGGGACGGTACCAGATGGCCCAGAGCAGGATCAGCCATCACGTCGGACTGGGCGGAGGCAATTTCGACCTGGACTACGCCGGGTTCAGTCTCGGCCTGACCGCGAACTACCACTTCTGA
- a CDS encoding cupin domain-containing protein gives MATFKNVDARSIEASPVTAEGARDVTIRWLIAAEDGAERFHMRLFEIAPGGRTPRHAHDWEHEVYVLEGTGTLLFEGAKHPIAPGRVVFVPGGSEHSFMNTGDAVLAFLCLVPAD, from the coding sequence ATGGCGACATTCAAGAACGTCGATGCGCGCTCGATCGAGGCGAGCCCGGTGACCGCGGAGGGAGCGCGGGACGTGACGATCCGCTGGCTGATCGCCGCGGAGGACGGCGCCGAGCGCTTCCACATGCGCCTCTTCGAGATCGCGCCGGGAGGCCGGACGCCGCGGCACGCGCACGACTGGGAACACGAGGTCTACGTACTCGAGGGGACGGGGACGCTCCTCTTCGAGGGGGCAAAGCACCCGATCGCGCCCGGGCGGGTCGTCTTCGTGCCGGGCGGCAGCGAGCACTCGTTCATGAATACGGGCGACGCCGTTCTGGCCTTCCTCTGCCTCGTCCCGGCCGACTGA
- a CDS encoding low molecular weight protein arginine phosphatase, producing the protein MIRILFVCTGNTCRSPMAEALLRARLADGRGGRVSVSSAGIAAGDGAEAAGLAVRALGERGIDLSGHRARLLTRALVDGADLVVALAVRHREAILRLAPGAAGKVILLGALDEARAETDVADPIGGDLDAYRRSRDEIDALVAGLTAILRDRFNIDNEL; encoded by the coding sequence ATGATACGGATCCTGTTCGTCTGCACGGGGAATACCTGCCGCAGCCCGATGGCCGAGGCGCTTTTGCGCGCACGGCTCGCCGACGGGCGCGGCGGCCGCGTGTCCGTCTCCTCGGCCGGGATCGCGGCCGGCGACGGCGCGGAGGCGGCCGGCCTCGCCGTCCGGGCGCTCGGCGAGCGCGGGATCGACCTGTCCGGGCACCGGGCGCGTCTCCTCACCCGCGCGCTCGTCGACGGGGCGGATCTCGTCGTCGCCCTCGCCGTCCGCCATCGCGAGGCGATCCTCCGGCTCGCGCCCGGGGCCGCCGGCAAGGTCATCCTCCTCGGCGCGCTCGACGAGGCGCGCGCCGAAACCGATGTCGCCGACCCGATCGGGGGCGACCTCGACGCGTATCGCCGTTCCCGCGACGAGATCGACGCCCTCGTCGCCGGGCTGACGGCCATCCTGCGGGACAGGTTCAATATCGATAATGAGTTATGA
- a CDS encoding branched-chain amino acid transaminase, with translation MPLKKSEKIWMDGTFVDWDDAKIHVCAHVVHYGTCVFEGIRCYKTKKGPAVFRLEPHVKRLYNSAKMYRMEPELPQADFMAACLETIKINGMEACYIRPVVYRGYNELGVNPFNNPINAFIVVWEWGKYLGPEALEQGVDVCVSTWDRIAPNTLPALAKTGANYMNSQLIKMEAIKNGYVEGIALDVNGYVSEGSGENIFLLQDGVIYTPPLGASVLPGITRDSVITIADELGIDVVEQLVPREQLYIADEIFFTGTAAEISPIRSVDKIQIGEGKRGPVTKMLQDRFFQYLNAETDDIYGWLTIVE, from the coding sequence ATGCCGCTGAAGAAGTCCGAGAAGATCTGGATGGACGGAACGTTCGTCGACTGGGACGACGCGAAGATCCACGTCTGCGCGCATGTCGTCCATTACGGCACGTGCGTGTTCGAGGGGATCCGCTGCTACAAGACGAAGAAGGGTCCGGCCGTCTTCCGGCTCGAGCCCCATGTCAAGCGGCTCTACAATTCGGCGAAGATGTACCGGATGGAGCCCGAGCTGCCGCAGGCGGATTTCATGGCTGCCTGTCTCGAGACGATCAAGATCAACGGGATGGAGGCGTGCTACATCCGTCCGGTCGTCTACCGCGGCTACAACGAGCTCGGCGTCAATCCCTTCAACAACCCGATCAACGCATTCATCGTCGTCTGGGAATGGGGCAAGTATCTCGGCCCCGAGGCCCTCGAGCAGGGCGTGGACGTCTGCGTCTCCACGTGGGATCGCATCGCGCCGAACACCCTGCCCGCCCTCGCCAAGACGGGCGCCAACTACATGAACTCGCAGCTCATCAAGATGGAAGCCATCAAGAACGGCTACGTCGAGGGCATCGCGCTCGACGTCAACGGCTACGTGAGCGAGGGCAGCGGCGAGAACATCTTCCTCCTCCAGGACGGCGTCATCTACACGCCGCCGCTGGGCGCGAGCGTGCTGCCGGGCATCACGCGCGACTCGGTCATCACGATCGCCGACGAGCTCGGCATCGACGTCGTCGAACAGCTCGTTCCGCGCGAGCAGCTCTACATCGCCGACGAGATCTTCTTCACCGGCACGGCGGCCGAGATCTCGCCGATCCGTTCGGTCGACAAGATCCAGATCGGCGAGGGCAAGCGCGGTCCCGTCACGAAGATGCTCCAGGACCGGTTCTTCCAGTACCTGAACGCCGAGACCGACGACATCTACGGCTGGTTGACGATCGTCGAGTAG
- the rpiB gene encoding ribose 5-phosphate isomerase B produces the protein MKIAIGSDHRGYPLKQRLVETLGAAGHEMIDVGTDGTRPADYPVYAVAVGEKVASGEAERGIVVCGSGIGVSIAANKVRGVRAALCRTVEDAVMTRRHNDSNVLALSEAQMDDPAVGELVDTWLDTPFEGGRHARRVKLIADYEKRGGE, from the coding sequence GTGAAGATCGCGATAGGATCCGACCATCGCGGGTATCCCCTGAAACAGCGACTCGTCGAAACGCTCGGCGCCGCCGGGCACGAGATGATCGACGTGGGCACGGACGGCACGCGACCGGCCGATTACCCGGTTTACGCCGTCGCCGTCGGCGAGAAGGTCGCCTCGGGCGAGGCGGAGCGTGGGATCGTTGTCTGCGGCAGCGGCATCGGCGTGTCGATCGCCGCGAACAAGGTGCGCGGCGTGCGCGCCGCCCTCTGCCGGACCGTCGAGGACGCCGTCATGACGAGGCGCCACAACGATTCCAACGTTCTCGCCCTCTCGGAAGCGCAGATGGACGACCCGGCCGTCGGCGAGCTCGTCGACACGTGGCTCGACACGCCCTTCGAGGGAGGACGGCACGCGCGGCGCGTCAAACTGATCGCCGACTACGAGAAGCGCGGCGGGGAATAG
- a CDS encoding serine hydroxymethyltransferase: MFSENLFPYLEQADPEIMDAIRGELARQRGQLEMIASENFASKAVLAALSNPMQNKYAEGYPRKRYYGGCEFVDRAEILARDRCRELFGAEHANVQPHSGTQANITTYLAFIKPGDTIMGLSLSHGGHLSHGHPVNFSGMYYNVVHYEVDRETKTLDYDAIEKQAREVKPKIFVAGASAYPRFWDWERLRAICDAVGAILMVDIAHIAGLIAAGVHPSPVPWADVVTSTTHKTLRGPRGGIILCPEKYAKQIDKANFPGNQGGPFMHVIAAKAVCFREAATDEFKAYQARTVANAKKLCAVLMAGGYDIVSGGTDNHLFLVDLSAKKLTGKAAEKALEKAGMTVNKNTVPFDEQSPFVTSGIRVGTPALTTRGMGEAEMEEIGAMMIEVLDDIENETVAALVRERAADLASRFPLYV, translated from the coding sequence ATGTTCAGCGAGAATCTCTTCCCGTACCTCGAGCAGGCCGATCCCGAGATCATGGACGCGATCCGGGGCGAACTGGCGCGCCAGCGCGGCCAGCTCGAGATGATCGCGAGCGAAAACTTCGCGAGCAAGGCGGTCCTCGCCGCGCTCTCGAATCCCATGCAGAACAAGTACGCCGAGGGATATCCCCGCAAGCGCTACTACGGCGGCTGCGAGTTCGTCGACCGGGCCGAGATCCTCGCGCGCGACCGCTGCAGGGAGCTCTTCGGCGCCGAGCACGCCAACGTCCAGCCCCACTCCGGGACGCAGGCCAACATCACCACCTATCTCGCCTTCATCAAGCCGGGCGACACGATCATGGGGCTGAGCCTCTCGCACGGGGGCCATCTCTCCCACGGCCACCCGGTGAACTTCTCCGGCATGTACTACAACGTCGTCCACTACGAGGTCGACCGCGAAACGAAGACCCTCGACTACGACGCGATCGAGAAGCAGGCGCGGGAGGTGAAGCCGAAGATCTTCGTCGCCGGCGCGAGCGCCTATCCGCGCTTCTGGGACTGGGAACGGCTCCGCGCGATCTGCGACGCCGTCGGCGCGATCCTCATGGTCGACATCGCGCACATCGCCGGCCTCATCGCCGCCGGGGTCCATCCGAGCCCCGTGCCCTGGGCCGACGTCGTCACCTCGACGACGCACAAGACGCTCCGCGGGCCGCGCGGCGGCATCATCCTCTGCCCCGAGAAGTACGCGAAGCAGATCGACAAGGCGAACTTCCCCGGCAACCAGGGCGGCCCCTTCATGCACGTGATCGCCGCCAAGGCCGTCTGCTTCAGGGAGGCGGCGACAGACGAGTTCAAGGCCTACCAGGCGCGGACCGTGGCCAACGCCAAGAAGCTCTGCGCCGTCCTCATGGCGGGCGGCTACGACATCGTGAGCGGCGGCACGGACAACCACCTCTTCCTCGTCGATCTCTCGGCGAAGAAACTCACCGGCAAGGCGGCCGAGAAGGCGCTCGAGAAGGCCGGGATGACCGTCAACAAGAACACGGTGCCCTTCGACGAGCAGTCGCCCTTCGTCACGTCGGGGATCCGTGTCGGCACGCCGGCCCTGACGACGCGGGGGATGGGCGAGGCCGAGATGGAGGAGATCGGGGCGATGATGATCGAGGTTCTCGACGACATCGAGAACGAGACCGTCGCCGCCCTGGTCCGCGAGCGGGCGGCCGACCTCGCCTCCCGCTTTCCCCTGTACGTGTGA
- a CDS encoding cytidine/deoxycytidylate deaminase family protein, translating to MKITRLVAERSTCLRRKVGAIIVRDKRIVSTGYNGAPRGIRHCLEVGCMREEMGIPSGERHELCRGAHAEQNAIIQAAGSGRSLEGTTMYCTTAPCSTCTKMIINAGITRLVLGERYPDPLGEELVCEAGIETEFFGRADAGENG from the coding sequence ATGAAGATCACGCGCCTCGTGGCGGAGCGGAGCACCTGCCTCCGGCGGAAGGTCGGCGCGATCATCGTCAGGGACAAGCGCATCGTCTCGACGGGGTACAACGGCGCGCCCCGGGGAATCAGGCACTGCCTCGAGGTCGGCTGCATGCGCGAGGAGATGGGGATCCCGTCGGGGGAGCGGCACGAGCTCTGCCGCGGCGCCCACGCCGAGCAGAACGCGATCATCCAGGCGGCCGGCAGCGGCCGGAGCCTCGAGGGAACGACGATGTACTGCACGACCGCTCCCTGCTCGACGTGCACGAAGATGATCATCAACGCCGGCATCACGCGGCTCGTCCTCGGCGAGCGATACCCCGACCCCCTCGGCGAGGAGCTCGTTTGCGAGGCGGGAATCGAGACCGAATTCTTCGGCCGGGCAGACGCCGGCGAAAACGGCTAG